A window of Polyodon spathula isolate WHYD16114869_AA chromosome 22, ASM1765450v1, whole genome shotgun sequence contains these coding sequences:
- the LOC121296982 gene encoding LOW QUALITY PROTEIN: interleukin-17B-like (The sequence of the model RefSeq protein was modified relative to this genomic sequence to represent the inferred CDS: inserted 1 base in 1 codon), whose amino-acid sequence MEEDYEKSINAMVMQLLNNLALSGSKCEVNLRLWMSNRRSLSPWSYRVNRDETRIPIDIPEAHCLCSGCINPFTMQEDRMMTSLPIYTKIPVKRQFCDGPKTGTKQGRRRRKKKCNLKYXNIAIGYTCIF is encoded by the exons ATGGAGGAGGACTATGAGAAGAGCATTAATGCCATGGTGATGCAGCTACTGAACAACTTGGCTCTATCTGGCAGCAAGTGCGAGGTCAATCTGCGGCTCTGGATGTCCAACAGGAGAAGCCTCTCTCCCTGGTCCTACAG AGTAAATCGCGATGAAACCAGAATCCCAATAGACATACCCGAAGCCCACTGCCTCTGCTCCGGATGCATCAACCCCTTCACAATGCAAGAGGATCGGATGATGACGAGCCTCCCAATCTACACAAAAATCCCTGTGAAAAGACAGTTCTGCGACGGTCCAAAAACAGGTACAAAacaagggaggaggaggaggaagaagaaatGCAACCTGAAAT AGAACATAGCGATTGGCTATACATGCATCTTTTAA
- the LOC121297372 gene encoding grpE protein homolog 2, mitochondrial-like, translating into MAMRYLRAARENLHHLKCLISHTTGINNRGSQCLFSSAAHQRSAGDENNVDDSEDELGKTVTVHKLQMRASKLEEQVRDLTERYKKALADSDTVKRRTQKFVEDAKIFGIQSFCRDLVEVADMLEKTTDSVSEEALGDKNPTLKNLYDGLLLIQEQLHSVFGKHGLQKMMPIGGKYDPYQHEIVCHVAADGIEPGTVTVVTHEGYQLHGRTIRHAHVGVAVESQD; encoded by the exons ATGGCTATGCGTTACCTTCGGGCAGCTCGAGAGAACCTGcatcatttaaagtgtttaatatcGCACACCACCGGGATTAACAA taGGGGATCCCAGTGCTTGTTCAGCTCGGCTGCACACCAGAGAAGTGCTGGGGATGAGAACAATGTGGACGACTCTGAGGATGAGCTAGGGAAAACTGTAACAGTTCACAAGCTCCAAATGAGAGCAAGTAAACTTGAAGAACAAGTTCGAGATCTCACA GAGAGATATAAGAAAGCTTTAGCTGATTCGGATACAGTCAAAAGAAGAACTCAAAAATTTGTGGAGGATGCAAAGATCTTTG GTATCCAGAGTTTCTGCAGAGACTTGGTAGAGGTTGCAGATATGCTGGAAAAGACCACAGACAGTGTGTCTGAGGAGGCGCTCGGTGATAAAAACCCAACTCTCAAGAACCTTTATGACGGACTTTTGCTCATTCAAGAGCAGTTGCACAGTGTGTTTGGCAAGCATGGGCTTCAAAAGATGATGCCCATTGGTGGCAAATATGACCCCTATCAGCATGAAATTGTCTGCCATGTAGCAGCCGATGGTATAGAGCCTGGCACAGTAACGGTTGTAACCCACGAAGGGTATCAACTTCATGGGCGCACTATTAGGCACGCGCATGTCGGAGTAGCAGTTGAATCCCAAGATTGA